In Acinetobacter pittii, one genomic interval encodes:
- the kdsC gene encoding KdsC family phosphatase, translating into MASYALLEQARHLQALVLDVDGILSDGFVTLTNSGDEIKSFDIRDGLGMKLVQQANMKVIIITGRKSNIVEKRMSDLGVDLVFQGREDKGSALREACAQFNILPSDCLYMGDDWPDLSAFAIAGMSVTVPNGHEEVRRRAHLVTQSMGGRGAVREVCDMLLIAKGIYQELLEKYLAVPH; encoded by the coding sequence ATGGCATCTTATGCATTGTTAGAACAAGCACGTCATTTACAGGCATTGGTTCTGGATGTGGATGGTATTTTGAGTGATGGTTTTGTAACGTTAACCAATAGTGGCGATGAAATTAAATCATTCGATATTCGTGATGGTTTAGGCATGAAGCTTGTGCAGCAAGCGAACATGAAAGTCATCATTATTACAGGCCGAAAAAGTAATATTGTTGAAAAACGCATGTCTGACTTAGGTGTAGATCTAGTCTTTCAAGGGCGTGAAGACAAAGGTTCTGCGCTGCGTGAAGCATGCGCACAGTTTAATATTTTGCCGTCTGATTGCTTGTATATGGGCGATGATTGGCCTGATTTGTCGGCTTTTGCGATTGCAGGCATGAGTGTTACTGTGCCAAATGGTCACGAAGAAGTACGTCGCCGTGCGCATTTGGTTACCCAGTCGATGGGCGGGCGTGGTGCTGTACGTGAAGTCTGTGATATGTTGCTGATCGCAAAAGGCATTTACCAAGAACTTCTTGAAAAATATCTTGCAGTACCGCATTAA
- the kdsD gene encoding KpsF/GutQ family sugar-phosphate isomerase, producing the protein MPNPTDFQSSALATLRIEQQALDVLATQIGDSFNRACEILLQCKGRVVITGMGKSGHIGRKMAATFASTGTPSFFMHPGEAGHGDLGMLVRGDVLIAISNSGKSDEIMMLMPLIKHLGVPLITISRDDKGPMPQNADIALTLGESDEACPLGLAPTSSTTATLVLGDALAVALLEARGFTADDFARSHPAGALGKRLLLHVKHLMHTGDELPKVSPDTPMNQVLYEISNKRLGLTTIVDDQDHLLGIFTDGDLRRLIDKQQGFDVNLPVSEVMTKKPSTISQEARAVEALQQLNLKKISQFVVVDDQNKVIGVISMHDLIQAGVN; encoded by the coding sequence ATGCCCAATCCTACAGATTTCCAAAGCAGCGCATTAGCAACATTGCGTATTGAGCAACAAGCCTTAGACGTGTTAGCAACACAAATTGGTGACAGTTTTAATCGAGCTTGTGAAATATTGTTACAGTGTAAAGGTCGTGTTGTGATTACTGGCATGGGTAAGTCAGGGCATATTGGCCGTAAAATGGCTGCAACTTTCGCCTCAACTGGTACACCTTCTTTCTTTATGCATCCGGGCGAAGCTGGGCATGGCGATTTGGGAATGCTGGTTCGTGGTGATGTTTTAATTGCGATTTCCAATTCTGGAAAAAGTGATGAAATCATGATGTTGATGCCTTTAATCAAACATCTTGGCGTGCCGCTTATTACCATTAGCCGTGATGATAAAGGCCCAATGCCGCAAAATGCCGACATTGCTTTAACTTTAGGCGAGTCTGACGAGGCATGTCCATTAGGTTTGGCACCTACCTCGAGTACGACAGCAACTTTAGTTTTGGGTGATGCACTGGCTGTCGCTTTACTAGAAGCACGTGGTTTTACTGCAGATGATTTTGCTCGCTCGCATCCAGCAGGTGCGTTGGGTAAACGCTTACTTTTACATGTGAAACACCTCATGCATACAGGCGATGAGCTGCCAAAAGTTTCACCAGACACGCCAATGAATCAAGTGCTTTATGAAATCTCTAATAAACGTTTAGGCTTGACCACGATTGTAGATGACCAAGACCATTTGCTTGGTATTTTCACCGATGGTGACTTGCGCCGTTTAATTGATAAACAGCAAGGTTTCGATGTGAATTTGCCTGTTTCTGAAGTGATGACAAAGAAACCGTCAACTATTTCTCAAGAAGCACGTGCGGTAGAAGCTCTACAACAGCTTAACCTGAAAAAAATTAGTCAGTTTGTGGTGGTCGATGACCAAAATAAAGTGATTGGTGTAATTAGTATGCATGACCTTATTCAGGCAGGGGTAAATTAA
- the cysS gene encoding cysteine--tRNA ligase, whose amino-acid sequence MQPFVLYNSEQRKKVEFVPRKEGHIDMYVCGMTVYDYCHIGHARVMVAFDYIIRFLRSQGWKVRYIRNITDIDDKIIKRANENGETIQQLTTRFIDAMNEDAANLGCLAPDEAPKATEYIDQMQNMIGNLVNKGSAYPASNGDVYFEVTKFEKYGRLSGRKLDDMQAGASERVDVEVEKKHPFDFVLWKHAKENEPSWASPWGNGRPGWHIECSAMSTCCLGNHFDIHGGGSDLMFPHHENEIAQSEASTGEQYVNYWMHVGFINVDGEKMSKSLGNFFTIRDVMEKFHPEVIRYFIVSSHYRSPVNFSDVALKEAKTSLTRFYHSFKAYQQVYGQTTTESLDQSFIERFNNAMCDDFNTAEAMAVLFELNKELNRAVKEEQADQATILYSTLRHLTNILGLVQYNVDDFLKSDIGQEALALSDAEIEDFIQQRVDAKKAKDFAKADGIRQSLLDQGVVLEDTRQGTVWRRAD is encoded by the coding sequence ATGCAACCGTTTGTTTTATATAACTCTGAGCAACGAAAAAAAGTTGAATTTGTACCTCGCAAAGAAGGTCACATCGATATGTACGTCTGCGGTATGACCGTTTACGACTACTGTCATATCGGGCATGCTCGAGTTATGGTTGCATTTGACTACATTATTCGTTTCTTACGTAGTCAAGGCTGGAAAGTTCGCTATATTCGCAACATTACCGACATTGACGACAAAATCATTAAACGTGCGAATGAGAATGGTGAAACAATCCAACAACTCACCACTCGTTTTATCGATGCAATGAATGAAGATGCAGCGAACTTAGGCTGTTTGGCACCAGATGAAGCACCTAAAGCGACTGAATATATCGATCAGATGCAAAATATGATTGGCAATCTGGTCAACAAAGGCTCTGCTTACCCTGCTTCAAACGGCGATGTTTATTTTGAAGTGACCAAATTTGAAAAATATGGTCGCCTCTCTGGCCGTAAGCTTGATGATATGCAAGCTGGCGCAAGTGAGCGTGTTGATGTAGAAGTTGAAAAGAAACATCCTTTTGACTTTGTACTTTGGAAACATGCAAAAGAAAATGAACCGTCTTGGGCATCCCCTTGGGGTAATGGCCGTCCGGGTTGGCACATTGAATGTTCTGCAATGTCGACTTGCTGCTTAGGCAATCACTTTGACATTCATGGTGGCGGTTCAGATTTAATGTTCCCACACCATGAAAATGAAATTGCGCAAAGTGAAGCTTCGACTGGTGAGCAATATGTAAACTACTGGATGCATGTTGGTTTCATTAACGTTGATGGTGAAAAGATGTCTAAATCTTTAGGCAACTTCTTTACGATTCGCGACGTGATGGAGAAATTCCACCCTGAAGTGATCCGCTACTTTATTGTGTCTTCACACTATCGTAGTCCAGTGAACTTCTCTGATGTGGCACTCAAAGAAGCAAAAACTTCTTTAACTCGTTTCTACCATTCATTTAAAGCTTACCAACAAGTTTACGGTCAAACGACAACTGAATCGCTTGATCAAAGCTTTATTGAACGCTTTAACAATGCGATGTGTGACGATTTCAATACTGCTGAAGCAATGGCGGTATTGTTTGAACTGAACAAAGAATTGAACCGTGCTGTAAAAGAAGAGCAAGCCGACCAAGCGACTATTCTTTATTCGACATTACGTCACCTCACCAACATTTTAGGTTTGGTACAATACAATGTAGATGATTTCTTAAAATCAGATATTGGACAAGAAGCGCTTGCTTTGTCTGATGCTGAAATTGAAGACTTTATTCAACAACGTGTGGATGCTAAAAAAGCAAAAGACTTTGCTAAAGCAGATGGTATTCGCCAGTCTTTGCTCGACCAAGGTGTTGTGCTTGAAGATACTCGTCAAGGTACAGTTTGGCGTCGTGCTGATTAA
- a CDS encoding site-specific integrase has protein sequence MQKPVKRGDAWRITVRYLGKRYTATRDTASECEQWAAKKLLELQSQQANPEPEKIHISFYALFEQYYQEEGRKMKSARLIVQMLKCLKKNWGKLADESIHDLSPALVKQWRDKRLKQVKGATVIREMAMYSSVFDFARKELFITKENPFKEISKPTAPPPRNQRIYQNHIDAVLAGLDYEWGKVPVQPRHRVAWSFLFALETAMRKGEILSVEKSLIFPDFIRLLDTKNGTSRDVPLTSKAKELLSWLPDDPNDDRMIPLTSNAFRLIWQRNLRRVGLDGVITFHDSRHEAITRFVHDYRLPVEILAKITGHKTISVLVNTYYNPTASEIAKMLTAA, from the coding sequence ATGCAAAAGCCGGTTAAGCGCGGGGACGCGTGGCGGATCACTGTTCGTTACTTAGGAAAACGTTACACAGCTACTCGAGATACTGCGAGTGAGTGTGAACAATGGGCCGCAAAAAAATTATTAGAATTACAATCTCAACAGGCTAACCCTGAGCCTGAAAAAATCCATATCTCCTTCTATGCCCTTTTTGAACAGTACTATCAAGAAGAAGGCAGAAAAATGAAGAGTGCCCGCTTAATTGTTCAAATGCTTAAATGCCTAAAGAAAAATTGGGGGAAATTAGCAGATGAATCAATTCATGACCTATCACCAGCACTTGTTAAACAATGGCGTGATAAACGTTTAAAGCAAGTTAAAGGTGCAACAGTCATTCGAGAAATGGCTATGTATAGTTCAGTTTTTGACTTTGCTCGGAAAGAACTATTTATAACTAAAGAAAATCCATTCAAAGAAATATCAAAACCTACTGCTCCTCCTCCACGTAATCAAAGGATTTATCAGAACCATATAGATGCTGTTTTAGCTGGGCTCGATTATGAATGGGGAAAAGTGCCTGTTCAGCCAAGACACCGAGTTGCCTGGTCATTTCTATTTGCGCTTGAAACTGCAATGCGCAAAGGTGAAATACTCAGTGTAGAGAAATCATTAATCTTTCCTGATTTCATTCGCTTATTAGATACTAAGAATGGTACTTCTCGTGATGTGCCATTAACTTCCAAGGCAAAAGAGTTGCTTTCTTGGTTGCCTGACGATCCTAACGATGACCGCATGATTCCTCTTACCTCAAATGCATTTAGATTAATATGGCAACGTAACTTACGGAGAGTTGGCTTAGATGGTGTTATTACATTCCACGACTCACGCCATGAAGCTATCACCCGTTTTGTTCATGACTACCGTTTACCAGTAGAGATCCTAGCGAAAATTACTGGCCATAAAACGATTAGTGTTTTAGTGAATACTTATTACAATCCCACAGCTTCGGAAATTGCCAAAATGCTGACAGCTGCTTAG
- a CDS encoding SOS response-associated peptidase, with product MCANYEPILKDRVHLLDLFEQTFDYKTDIYPGYDCPLIFSKDGHIEWRQVKFGMIPPWNHDLKFSKYTYNARTETVDKKPSFRHAWAKSQFALIPVEKIYEPRYVNGKAERWGIYREDGLPFTVAAIYDSTVIDGQQVRSMSMLTINADNHPFMSQFHKPEDEKRSIIVIPEEFREDWLNCKKDDAKQFFFEMPIGEFTAEYFPKQKLF from the coding sequence ATGTGCGCAAACTATGAACCTATATTAAAAGACCGAGTACATCTACTAGATCTATTCGAACAAACGTTCGACTATAAGACCGATATTTATCCTGGTTACGACTGCCCTCTTATATTTTCTAAAGATGGCCATATAGAATGGCGGCAAGTTAAGTTTGGTATGATTCCACCTTGGAACCATGATTTAAAGTTCTCAAAGTATACATATAACGCTAGAACTGAGACAGTTGATAAAAAGCCGAGCTTCCGACATGCATGGGCTAAAAGCCAATTCGCGCTAATACCTGTAGAAAAAATTTATGAGCCTAGGTATGTGAATGGTAAAGCAGAAAGATGGGGAATTTATCGAGAGGATGGCTTACCTTTTACAGTAGCTGCTATTTATGATTCGACTGTGATTGATGGGCAGCAAGTAAGATCTATGTCGATGCTGACTATTAATGCAGATAACCACCCCTTCATGAGCCAGTTCCATAAACCTGAAGATGAGAAACGATCGATTATTGTTATCCCTGAAGAATTCCGAGAAGACTGGCTCAATTGCAAAAAGGATGATGCAAAGCAGTTTTTCTTTGAAATGCCGATCGGTGAATTTACTGCTGAATACTTTCCTAAACAAAAATTATTTTAA
- a CDS encoding translesion error-prone DNA polymerase V autoproteolytic subunit, which translates to MSTIEPFIIEIKPHLKLGNALSDVASIKLVTPSTHLSIPFAIEKVSAGFPSPAQDYVDRSLDMNEHLIKNETATFIVKVASLSMLNAGIDIDDELIVDRSLDAKHNDIVVALIDNDFTVKRLMIDGDEHWLKAENPEYEDIHLKDGQELIIWGVVTYILKNTRKRS; encoded by the coding sequence ATGAGCACTATCGAACCTTTTATTATTGAAATTAAGCCACACCTTAAGCTTGGCAATGCTTTGAGTGATGTGGCTTCCATAAAACTAGTTACTCCTTCTACCCATTTATCAATACCATTTGCGATTGAAAAGGTATCTGCTGGCTTTCCTTCGCCAGCTCAAGATTACGTTGATCGATCCCTCGATATGAATGAGCACTTAATCAAAAATGAGACGGCAACATTTATTGTCAAAGTAGCCTCTCTATCAATGCTAAATGCTGGAATTGATATTGACGACGAGCTAATTGTTGATAGAAGTCTTGATGCTAAACACAACGATATTGTTGTCGCTCTTATTGATAATGATTTCACGGTTAAACGTTTAATGATTGATGGAGATGAACATTGGCTTAAAGCCGAAAATCCTGAGTATGAAGATATACATCTCAAAGACGGACAAGAATTAATAATTTGGGGTGTTGTAACTTACATTCTAAAAAATACAAGAAAAAGATCATGA
- a CDS encoding Y-family DNA polymerase, whose translation MKHEEKVFFLIDVNNMYVSCERVFNPSLNNKSTIVLSNNDGCAVARSNEAKALGIKMGVPLFQIKDVVQKHNVTVLSSNYALYAEMSRRFHKILGSYVTEEEVEGYSIDECFVDFTAYEKNFDLQVVGQDMRAKILKWLGLPVCVGIGRSKTESKIANHIAKKNAGFNGVCDLVGMDPCNKEYYFAQIDVSEVWGVGRKHAKKLHSMGVKTVLDLACTEAREMQRQFSIVMARTINELQGISCIEIEDTPPSKKQIIKSCSFGAKVTELDDLKEAIAMHAQEACKRLRDEESLCGCLLVFVQSSPFDESAPFYNKSITGSFPEPTDSALDFVKAATKMVSHIYKEGIKYKKCGVILTGLEPKSGHTYDLLTDFEAIEKKEQLMKTLDSVHTKFGKKKIGISTCYVPGRNWSMSRDKLSRNPFKFDQLLMIYK comes from the coding sequence ATGAAACACGAGGAGAAAGTCTTTTTTCTCATAGACGTTAATAATATGTATGTCTCATGTGAGAGAGTCTTTAACCCTAGTTTGAATAATAAGAGTACCATCGTGCTCTCGAATAATGACGGCTGTGCAGTAGCCCGTTCAAATGAAGCTAAAGCGCTCGGGATAAAAATGGGTGTCCCGTTATTTCAAATCAAAGATGTAGTTCAAAAACACAATGTCACTGTTCTCTCAAGCAATTACGCACTCTATGCAGAAATGTCTAGACGCTTTCATAAGATACTTGGCTCATATGTCACAGAGGAAGAAGTTGAAGGTTATTCAATTGATGAGTGTTTTGTAGATTTTACAGCCTATGAGAAGAATTTTGATCTTCAGGTCGTTGGTCAAGATATGCGTGCAAAAATATTGAAGTGGCTAGGATTGCCAGTATGTGTGGGGATTGGAAGAAGCAAAACAGAATCAAAGATAGCTAACCATATAGCTAAAAAGAATGCTGGATTTAATGGGGTTTGTGATTTAGTCGGCATGGATCCATGTAATAAAGAATATTACTTCGCGCAGATCGATGTCTCGGAAGTTTGGGGAGTAGGTCGTAAGCATGCTAAAAAATTGCATTCTATGGGTGTAAAAACTGTATTAGACCTAGCGTGTACAGAAGCACGTGAAATGCAGCGCCAATTTTCAATTGTCATGGCACGTACAATTAACGAATTACAAGGCATCTCTTGCATTGAGATTGAAGATACACCGCCATCAAAAAAACAAATTATTAAGTCATGCTCCTTTGGAGCAAAAGTAACCGAACTAGATGATTTGAAAGAAGCTATAGCAATGCATGCACAAGAAGCATGTAAGCGGTTACGTGATGAAGAATCGTTATGCGGTTGTCTACTTGTATTTGTTCAATCAAGTCCATTTGATGAAAGCGCACCATTTTATAATAAATCAATCACAGGGTCGTTCCCTGAACCTACCGATAGCGCTTTAGATTTTGTCAAAGCTGCCACGAAGATGGTGAGTCATATTTATAAAGAAGGTATTAAGTATAAAAAGTGTGGAGTGATATTAACGGGACTTGAACCTAAATCGGGCCACACTTATGACCTGCTCACAGATTTTGAAGCGATAGAAAAGAAAGAACAATTGATGAAAACGCTAGATAGCGTGCATACAAAATTTGGCAAGAAAAAAATCGGCATTAGTACATGTTATGTACCGGGCCGCAACTGGTCGATGAGTAGAGATAAATTAAGTAGAAATCCATTTAAGTTTGATCAGTTATTGATGATTTATAAATAA
- a CDS encoding Abi family protein — protein sequence MSDFISTPRLSTYENILKLTDPNQILRAYYWNIALAGAIYPLMQTLEITLRNAIDVAVKKHHQPNGSNFISYKHNDLWFEQLVKAIQDRKIAKMRQQNALKWVKNGNRIKYSTTENHVKKARDDASIVKSWVKGEDILSRLPFGFWTTLLSKDYEDITNKHLLWPNLLQHVFPNAPSNIKRKDIEDHFNLIREFRNRLSHHEPIWKFYYRNPTNNSLDYSTPIFGLNASLNLLNKQYDDMLMLLQWMSVTAYNNFNDSRIGNEFKKLCSIDGFFAYVDKEKVANCYPASKAKREFFKLAKTLQNVSVVYMKTNGKRGYILGLNEPSLP from the coding sequence ATGAGCGATTTTATTTCTACCCCTAGATTAAGTACATATGAAAATATTTTGAAGCTAACTGATCCGAATCAGATACTAAGAGCATATTACTGGAACATTGCCTTAGCTGGAGCCATTTATCCGCTAATGCAGACTTTAGAAATTACTTTAAGAAATGCTATAGACGTTGCTGTAAAAAAACATCATCAACCAAATGGATCAAACTTCATTTCGTATAAACATAATGACTTATGGTTTGAACAATTAGTTAAAGCAATACAAGACAGAAAAATTGCCAAAATGCGTCAACAGAATGCTTTGAAATGGGTAAAAAACGGTAATCGCATCAAATATAGTACTACTGAAAATCATGTTAAAAAAGCACGAGATGATGCTTCAATTGTAAAAAGCTGGGTGAAAGGTGAGGATATATTAAGCCGATTACCTTTTGGATTCTGGACAACCTTGCTTAGCAAAGACTATGAAGACATTACTAATAAACATTTATTATGGCCAAATCTTTTGCAACATGTTTTTCCAAATGCCCCTTCAAATATCAAGAGGAAAGACATTGAAGATCACTTTAACTTAATAAGAGAATTCAGGAACCGATTATCCCATCACGAACCTATCTGGAAGTTCTACTATAGAAATCCTACGAATAATTCATTAGATTACTCAACACCAATTTTTGGATTGAATGCTTCTTTAAATTTACTGAATAAGCAATATGATGATATGTTGATGCTTCTTCAATGGATGTCAGTCACTGCTTACAATAATTTTAATGATTCACGTATTGGCAATGAGTTCAAGAAATTATGTTCTATTGATGGCTTCTTTGCTTATGTTGACAAGGAAAAAGTTGCCAATTGTTATCCAGCTTCAAAAGCGAAAAGAGAGTTCTTTAAACTAGCAAAAACATTGCAGAATGTGAGTGTAGTGTATATGAAAACGAATGGAAAACGTGGGTATATACTTGGACTAAATGAACCATCGCTGCCCTAA
- a CDS encoding glycoside hydrolase family 108 protein, whose protein sequence is MNIEQYLEELIKREGGYVNNPADRGGATKYGITEAVARAHGFKGHMRDLPLDVAKSIYRKNYWTVPRFDQVNSISSAVAEELLDTGVNCGTGFAKPLLQRALNLLNNQGKAGWPDLAVDGIYGPATLNALKTYLAKRGKDGEKVLLRVLNIMQGQRYIEICERNKSQEQFFYGWIANRIS, encoded by the coding sequence ATGAACATTGAACAATATCTTGAAGAACTCATTAAACGCGAGGGCGGTTATGTGAATAACCCCGCTGATCGAGGAGGGGCAACTAAGTACGGCATTACTGAAGCCGTTGCTCGCGCACATGGTTTTAAAGGCCATATGCGTGATCTACCTTTAGATGTGGCCAAGTCAATTTATCGCAAAAATTATTGGACAGTTCCACGATTTGACCAAGTGAATTCGATTTCTTCTGCAGTAGCGGAGGAGTTATTAGATACCGGTGTAAATTGTGGCACCGGCTTTGCAAAACCTCTTTTACAACGTGCTTTAAATTTGCTGAATAACCAGGGAAAAGCAGGTTGGCCAGATCTTGCGGTCGATGGGATTTATGGGCCAGCTACTTTAAATGCACTTAAAACATACTTGGCCAAGCGTGGTAAAGATGGGGAGAAGGTTTTACTAAGAGTTCTCAACATCATGCAAGGCCAACGTTACATTGAAATTTGTGAACGCAATAAAAGCCAGGAACAATTTTTCTATGGCTGGATTGCTAACCGGATCTCATAG
- a CDS encoding DUF4882 family protein encodes MKKIILATVMGFSGISIAFAECSYSFDATLQDIKAFEVANGANAANYRYAEQVANINNTNQSGYDVINYYSNKNVDKLLASKKYIQFKTQYTSNTPDNVAIVDKPITTSDILAQEFIFDVNNLKVNLGSTSQMYEYGFVITGSSQSKVELTLNLMFAKGNNYSGVINGDSIVSFGATYKSDGNGHLTYLSANRTSNPVQVPADGKVRVGVYVNQNTKQVGYIVNGVNYGYLNLTMENKLKYISFMGTINQDHFANSALTGKTVGLQLVTDKSKLQFTYPTGAKDICGVAL; translated from the coding sequence GTGAAAAAGATAATTTTAGCAACAGTAATGGGTTTCAGTGGGATAAGTATTGCTTTTGCCGAGTGTTCCTATAGTTTTGATGCGACCTTACAAGACATAAAAGCTTTTGAAGTAGCAAATGGAGCAAACGCAGCTAATTATCGTTATGCAGAGCAAGTTGCTAATATAAATAATACGAATCAGTCTGGTTATGACGTTATAAATTATTATTCCAATAAAAATGTCGATAAGCTTTTAGCTTCTAAAAAATATATTCAGTTTAAAACTCAATATACCTCTAATACGCCAGACAATGTCGCGATAGTAGATAAGCCTATTACTACTTCAGATATTCTTGCTCAGGAGTTCATTTTTGATGTGAATAATCTCAAGGTAAATCTTGGCAGTACTTCTCAGATGTATGAATATGGTTTTGTTATTACTGGATCTTCACAATCTAAAGTGGAATTAACATTAAATTTAATGTTTGCAAAAGGTAATAACTATTCAGGTGTTATAAATGGAGACTCAATTGTTTCTTTTGGCGCTACATATAAATCAGATGGTAATGGTCATTTAACATACTTAAGTGCTAATAGAACAAGTAATCCCGTACAAGTTCCAGCAGATGGAAAGGTTAGAGTAGGTGTTTATGTAAATCAAAATACTAAACAGGTTGGTTATATTGTTAATGGAGTGAACTACGGCTACTTAAATCTTACTATGGAAAATAAATTAAAATATATCAGCTTTATGGGAACTATCAACCAAGACCATTTCGCCAACTCAGCCTTAACAGGTAAAACAGTGGGGCTGCAATTGGTTACGGATAAGTCAAAATTGCAGTTTACTTATCCTACTGGAGCTAAGGACATTTGTGGGGTAGCTTTGTAA